A window from Deltaproteobacteria bacterium encodes these proteins:
- the nuoE gene encoding NADH-quinone oxidoreductase subunit NuoE, with translation MLDEEGEVFKEVFSYFPARRRYLIRLLQTVQQKLGYLSEDAMKEVALHLGISEAETFGVATFYNQFRFVPLGKHHIVVCMGTACHTMGGQLVLDGFERELDVKVGGITPDHEYSLERVGCIGCCTKAPVVLINNIIHPKMTPYKVAEVFAGLRDKGSKSSEEHQE, from the coding sequence ATGCTGGATGAAGAGGGTGAGGTCTTTAAGGAGGTTTTTTCCTATTTCCCTGCAAGACGTAGATATCTAATCCGTCTTCTACAAACAGTTCAACAAAAACTGGGTTATCTCTCAGAGGATGCAATGAAAGAGGTGGCCCTTCACCTAGGGATCTCCGAGGCGGAGACCTTTGGGGTGGCCACCTTTTATAATCAATTTCGTTTTGTCCCTCTTGGAAAGCATCACATCGTTGTATGTATGGGGACTGCATGCCATACCATGGGCGGACAGCTGGTCTTGGATGGGTTTGAGAGGGAACTGGATGTGAAGGTTGGGGGAATAACCCCTGACCACGAATACTCTTTGGAGAGGGTAGGTTGCATCGGCTGCTGCACCAAGGCCCCTGTGGTGCTGATAAACAACATCATCCACCCCAAAATGACCCCTTATAAGGTAGCAGAGGTCTTCGCAGGATTGAGGGACAAAGGCTCTAAAAGCTCGGAGGAACATCAAGAGTGA
- a CDS encoding acyl-CoA carboxylase subunit beta: MGKFDGTYDDYMKRRKFVLDMGGEKALAKRKEKGQTNARERIDMLLDPGTFVEVGTFMRHRQYAFGMADKIIPAEGVVAGCGKIDGRNIVVVSEDFTAMAGTFGEYHGKKFVWACDFAKEKGWPFVGINDSGGARLQEGLDTLEAYGWTFRAQILASGIVPQIALLLGPCLGGQAYHPVMNDFLIQSKKTGFMGIAGPAFVKTVTGETISLDDLAGWQSHAVKSGCTHVVGEDDKECIELARKLLSYLPSNNREKPPTIETNDDPNREIPELDEFLPDTALRVPYSMYPLIDMVVDKGSFFEIHKYFARNLIVGFARFNGRVAGIVANQPTVLMGGLDCDASDKLARFVRFCDLFNIPLVTFVDCPAFWIGSPHEWKGILRHGAKTLFAWADATVPTISVIIGKSYAGAHYAMLDKSIGADLCYAWPTAKINIVGAETAASVIFAKEIKQSENPKETAKQRIDEYRTKYEHPYQPAERGYVDDVIMPHDTRKYVCHALELLENKQVARPWRKYSNINL, translated from the coding sequence ATGGGAAAGTTTGATGGTACATATGATGATTATATGAAGCGACGGAAATTTGTCCTGGACATGGGTGGTGAAAAGGCCCTCGCGAAGCGCAAAGAAAAGGGACAGACCAATGCGCGAGAAAGGATCGACATGCTCCTTGATCCTGGGACCTTTGTTGAAGTCGGTACCTTCATGAGGCATAGGCAATACGCGTTTGGCATGGCTGATAAAATCATACCCGCTGAAGGTGTCGTTGCCGGATGTGGAAAGATAGATGGCAGGAATATCGTGGTTGTCTCTGAGGATTTCACAGCCATGGCCGGTACCTTTGGCGAGTATCATGGAAAGAAGTTCGTGTGGGCCTGCGATTTCGCCAAGGAGAAGGGATGGCCCTTTGTCGGGATCAATGACTCCGGCGGTGCACGTCTCCAGGAGGGACTGGATACCCTGGAGGCCTACGGGTGGACCTTCCGCGCCCAGATCCTTGCCTCGGGGATTGTGCCCCAGATAGCCCTGCTCCTCGGTCCCTGCCTCGGCGGTCAGGCCTACCACCCCGTCATGAACGACTTCCTCATTCAGAGCAAAAAGACCGGCTTTATGGGGATCGCGGGACCTGCCTTTGTCAAGACCGTGACAGGTGAAACGATTAGCCTGGATGATCTAGCAGGCTGGCAGTCCCACGCGGTGAAATCAGGTTGCACCCATGTCGTCGGGGAAGATGACAAGGAGTGTATAGAGCTGGCCCGGAAACTTCTCTCGTACCTGCCCTCTAATAACAGGGAAAAGCCGCCGACAATTGAGACCAATGACGACCCGAACAGAGAGATCCCTGAACTCGATGAATTCCTTCCCGATACAGCTCTTCGAGTCCCCTATAGTATGTATCCACTCATCGACATGGTCGTGGATAAGGGCAGCTTCTTCGAGATACACAAATATTTCGCTCGCAATCTCATTGTTGGATTCGCAAGGTTCAACGGCAGGGTAGCCGGGATAGTGGCGAATCAGCCCACGGTACTGATGGGAGGATTGGACTGCGACGCCTCTGACAAGCTGGCGAGGTTCGTCCGTTTCTGCGACCTCTTCAATATACCGCTTGTGACCTTCGTGGACTGTCCGGCCTTCTGGATCGGCTCTCCGCATGAGTGGAAAGGGATCTTGCGCCACGGGGCAAAGACCCTCTTTGCTTGGGCGGACGCCACCGTACCCACGATCTCCGTGATCATAGGAAAGTCTTATGCAGGTGCCCACTATGCCATGCTCGACAAGAGCATAGGGGCTGATCTCTGCTACGCCTGGCCAACAGCCAAGATCAACATTGTGGGGGCTGAGACCGCGGCGAGCGTTATCTTCGCCAAGGAAATTAAACAGTCTGAGAATCCGAAAGAGACCGCAAAGCAACGGATCGATGAGTATCGGACTAAGTACGAGCATCCCTATCAGCCTGCAGAACGGGGGTATGTGGACGATGTAATCATGCCCCATGACACGAGAAAATACGTCTGTCACGCCCTCGAGCTCTTGGAGAACAAGCAGGTAGCCAGGCCCTGGAGAAAGTACTCCAATATCAACCTGTAA
- a CDS encoding ABC transporter permease, translated as MKGRSLRGLFWFKFSRNRLAVGGAIVVFSLFFTSLLAPLICSYNPSFIDVEHVLSPPSREHPLGTDQLGRDVLSRIIWGGRISLLVGFVAVGIATLIGVILGAVAGYYGRLVDSIIMRFVDIMLCFPTFFLILAVIALLEPSIWNIMVVIGLTSWMGVSRLVRAEVLSLKKREFVLAAKAQGAGDMRTIFRHILPNAMAPVFVSAILGIGGAILTESALSFLGIGVQPPTPSWGNILTAGKDNIEIAYWLSLYPGLAILLTVLGYNLLGEGLRDALDPKIEP; from the coding sequence ATGAAAGGGAGATCTTTAAGGGGGCTTTTTTGGTTCAAATTTTCCCGCAACCGTCTTGCTGTAGGGGGGGCGATAGTGGTCTTCTCGCTCTTTTTCACCTCTTTGCTCGCCCCCTTGATCTGCTCCTATAATCCCTCTTTTATCGACGTCGAACATGTCCTCAGTCCTCCCAGCAGGGAACACCCCCTAGGCACCGATCAGTTGGGCAGGGATGTATTGAGCCGTATCATCTGGGGGGGTAGGATTTCCCTCTTGGTCGGCTTTGTGGCGGTGGGCATCGCCACCCTCATCGGGGTGATACTAGGGGCCGTGGCCGGTTATTACGGGAGGTTAGTAGACAGCATCATTATGAGGTTTGTGGACATCATGCTCTGTTTCCCCACCTTCTTCCTCATCTTGGCGGTCATCGCCCTTTTGGAGCCCAGCATCTGGAACATCATGGTTGTCATCGGCCTCACCAGCTGGATGGGAGTCTCCAGGCTGGTGCGGGCGGAGGTCCTTTCCCTTAAGAAGCGTGAGTTTGTCTTGGCCGCCAAGGCCCAGGGGGCGGGTGATATGAGGACCATCTTCCGCCATATCCTCCCCAACGCCATGGCCCCGGTCTTTGTATCGGCCATCTTGGGGATCGGGGGAGCCATCTTGACGGAGTCGGCCCTCAGTTTTTTGGGGATCGGGGTACAACCTCCGACCCCCAGTTGGGGGAATATTCTCACCGCTGGAAAGGACAACATAGAGATCGCCTACTGGCTATCTTTATATCCTGGATTGGCCATCCTGCTGACCGTGCTCGGATATAACCTCTTGGGGGAGGGACTGAGGGACGCCTTGGATCCCAAGATCGAGCCCTAA
- a CDS encoding homocysteine biosynthesis protein, with amino-acid sequence MGSSKVQKTYEEINERIRKGEAVVVTAEEVIGIVEEKGVEEAARGVDVVTTGTFAPMCSSGAFLNFGHTSPKIKAHRVWLNNVPAYAGVAAVDIYIGATELAEDDPFNKVYPGGFDYGGGHVIHDLVAGKEVELVAEGYGTHCYPNRRVEMRVTLDDLVDAFLFNPRNASQNYNCAINLSDKVIYTYMGTLKPQGGNINYCSAGQLSPLLNDPYYKTIGIGTKIFLGGGEGFVVWSGTQHNPHVPRGTSGVVRGPAGTIAVVGDLKGMKPEWLKGGSIQGYGATLIVGIGIPIPILDEEMLRFTAVKDEEIYTQIVDYGDDYPQGVNKSYGEVNYKELKSGQVIFNGKEVPTVPLSSYLKAREIAAILKGWIQEEWFTLGVPQKTLPV; translated from the coding sequence ATGGGGAGTTCGAAGGTGCAAAAGACCTATGAGGAGATAAACGAGCGCATACGCAAAGGGGAGGCCGTGGTGGTGACGGCCGAGGAGGTCATCGGGATCGTGGAGGAGAAGGGAGTGGAGGAGGCGGCCAGGGGAGTGGATGTGGTGACCACTGGGACCTTTGCCCCCATGTGTTCCTCGGGAGCCTTTTTAAACTTCGGCCATACCTCCCCCAAGATAAAGGCTCACAGGGTTTGGTTGAACAACGTCCCCGCCTATGCTGGAGTGGCAGCCGTGGACATCTATATTGGGGCCACAGAACTTGCAGAAGATGATCCTTTCAATAAAGTCTACCCGGGGGGTTTTGATTATGGGGGGGGGCATGTCATCCATGACCTAGTGGCAGGTAAAGAGGTAGAACTGGTGGCGGAGGGATACGGGACCCATTGTTACCCCAACAGACGGGTGGAGATGAGGGTCACCCTGGATGACCTTGTGGACGCCTTTCTCTTTAATCCCCGCAACGCCTCTCAGAACTACAATTGTGCCATAAACCTCTCCGACAAGGTAATCTATACCTACATGGGGACCCTTAAACCCCAAGGGGGGAACATCAATTACTGCAGCGCTGGGCAGTTGAGCCCCCTCCTCAATGACCCCTATTACAAGACTATCGGGATAGGGACCAAGATATTTTTAGGGGGAGGGGAGGGGTTTGTGGTCTGGTCGGGGACCCAGCACAACCCCCATGTCCCCAGAGGGACTAGCGGGGTGGTAAGAGGCCCGGCGGGGACCATAGCGGTGGTGGGGGATTTAAAGGGGATGAAGCCTGAGTGGCTGAAGGGGGGGAGTATCCAAGGGTATGGTGCTACCTTGATCGTGGGGATTGGTATCCCCATCCCCATCCTCGATGAGGAGATGCTTCGCTTTACCGCTGTCAAGGATGAGGAGATCTACACGCAGATCGTTGATTATGGGGACGATTACCCCCAGGGTGTCAACAAGAGTTATGGGGAGGTGAATTATAAGGAGCTCAAGAGTGGGCAGGTGATCTTTAATGGAAAGGAAGTGCCCACTGTCCCTTTATCCAGTTATCTCAAGGCCAGGGAGATTGCCGCTATCCTCAAGGGCTGGATTCAGGAGGAGTGGTTTACCTTGGGGGTGCCCCAAAAGACCCTGCCGGTCTAA
- a CDS encoding lytic transglycosylase domain-containing protein: MVNSPALADIFLYIDQEGIMHFTNVPTHHRYRVFLRERSSNHAKTLRRYKSDSNRYNRLIEESSRRYGVDYALVKAIIRAESGFDAYAISTKGAEGLMQLMPKTSKKLNVLNPFDPRENIEGGVRHLQYLLKRFDQDLKLSLAAYNAGETVVAQFRGVPNYRETKNYIAEVLSYYSEYKNNSTKGNPVR; the protein is encoded by the coding sequence ATGGTGAACTCCCCTGCTTTGGCCGATATCTTCCTCTACATCGACCAGGAAGGTATAATGCACTTCACCAATGTACCAACCCATCATCGTTACCGCGTCTTTTTGCGAGAACGCTCCAGCAATCACGCAAAGACACTGAGAAGATATAAGTCCGATTCCAACAGATATAATCGCCTTATCGAGGAATCCTCCCGAAGGTATGGGGTCGATTACGCCCTGGTAAAGGCGATCATCAGGGCCGAGTCTGGTTTTGACGCCTATGCTATCTCAACAAAGGGGGCAGAGGGCCTTATGCAACTCATGCCCAAGACCTCCAAGAAGCTCAACGTCCTAAACCCCTTCGACCCCAGGGAGAACATCGAGGGGGGGGTCAGACACCTGCAATACCTATTGAAGCGCTTTGATCAGGACCTGAAGCTTTCCTTGGCCGCCTATAACGCTGGAGAGACCGTCGTCGCTCAATTCAGGGGGGTCCCCAACTATAGAGAGACGAAAAACTATATAGCTGAGGTCTTAAGTTATTACAGCGAATATAAAAACAATTCGACAAAAGGCAATCCTGTAAGATGA
- the folD gene encoding bifunctional methylenetetrahydrofolate dehydrogenase/methenyltetrahydrofolate cyclohydrolase FolD produces MAARLIKGTEVAKEIREELKKEVGELKEKHGIEPGLITILVGEDPASISYVTAKQRTSKELGFYSIQDTQPADISEEALLALIDKYNKDPKVHGILVQLPLPKHIDETKVLYAIDPKKDVDGFHPVNVGKLLIGEPDFLPCTPHGIWQLLIRSGAQIEGSEVVVVGRSNIVGKPIAAILMQKMPNANATVTVCHTRTKDMAFHTRRADILIVAAGRPKAITADMVKEGVVVIDVGVNRIGKTPEGKAKLAGDVDFEEVKEKASAITPVPGGVGPMTITMLMLNTVKAAKLAAGLV; encoded by the coding sequence ATGGCTGCTAGGCTCATAAAGGGGACAGAGGTAGCTAAGGAGATCCGAGAGGAACTCAAAAAAGAGGTAGGGGAACTTAAGGAAAAACACGGTATAGAGCCGGGGTTGATCACCATCTTGGTTGGGGAGGATCCAGCCTCGATAAGTTATGTAACAGCTAAGCAGCGGACATCCAAAGAGTTGGGGTTTTACTCCATCCAGGATACTCAACCGGCTGATATCTCCGAAGAGGCCCTTCTTGCCCTTATCGATAAGTACAACAAAGACCCCAAGGTTCATGGCATTCTGGTCCAGTTACCCCTGCCCAAGCATATCGACGAGACAAAGGTCCTCTATGCCATCGATCCAAAAAAGGATGTGGATGGCTTTCACCCCGTTAATGTGGGGAAGCTCTTGATCGGAGAACCCGATTTTCTCCCCTGCACACCCCATGGGATCTGGCAACTGCTGATCCGCTCCGGGGCACAAATCGAGGGATCAGAGGTAGTAGTGGTGGGGCGTAGCAACATAGTCGGCAAGCCCATCGCAGCCATCCTCATGCAGAAGATGCCCAACGCCAATGCCACCGTAACGGTTTGTCACACCCGTACCAAGGATATGGCCTTTCATACCAGGAGGGCGGATATCCTCATCGTGGCAGCAGGTCGTCCTAAGGCGATAACGGCGGATATGGTAAAAGAGGGGGTGGTGGTGATCGATGTGGGGGTGAACCGCATCGGCAAGACCCCTGAGGGGAAGGCGAAATTAGCAGGGGATGTCGACTTTGAGGAGGTGAAGGAGAAGGCTAGCGCCATCACACCCGTACCTGGTGGGGTAGGCCCCATGACCATCACCATGCTGATGCTCAATACAGTGAAGGCGGCCAAGCTTGCAGCGGGTCTTGTGTGA
- a CDS encoding ABC transporter permease yields the protein SPWGMFLDRARHLLLPVLVSAFGGLAGLSRYMRSSMLEVIHQDYITTARAKGLSEGKVIYKHALRNALLPFITLLGLSVPGLIGGSVIFETIFSIPGMGQLFFYSVMARDYPVIMGILVIGAILTLLGNLLADLAYALADPRIRVGG from the coding sequence TTCCCCCTGGGGGATGTTCTTAGATCGGGCGAGACACCTCCTCTTGCCTGTCCTGGTCTCCGCTTTCGGGGGTTTGGCAGGGCTTTCCAGGTATATGCGCTCCTCCATGTTGGAGGTGATCCATCAGGACTACATCACCACGGCCAGGGCCAAAGGTCTTTCAGAGGGGAAGGTGATCTACAAACACGCCTTGCGAAACGCCCTCCTGCCCTTTATCACCCTTTTGGGTCTATCCGTGCCTGGCCTCATCGGGGGGAGCGTCATCTTTGAGACCATCTTCTCCATCCCCGGGATGGGGCAACTTTTTTTCTATAGTGTGATGGCCAGGGACTACCCGGTGATCATGGGTATATTGGTGATTGGGGCGATCCTTACCTTACTGGGCAATTTGTTGGCGGACCTGGCCTATGCCCTGGCCGATCCGAGGATAAGGGTGGGGGGATGA
- the pgsA gene encoding CDP-diacylglycerol--glycerol-3-phosphate 3-phosphatidyltransferase: MKAKKGGFWNLSNTLTLFRIGAIPLVVLFLLFPGKGASFTAALIFLLAAISDGLDGYMARRRNTVTNLGKLLDPLADKLLVCTALIMLISLERVCAWIVAVIIGREMAVTTLRGVAGAEGVIISASRLGKMKNLSQLSATNLLILHYPYFSLDVHWLGTLLLWLALVLTIWSGLDYFARFLKRV; encoded by the coding sequence ATGAAGGCCAAAAAGGGAGGCTTCTGGAATTTGTCCAATACACTTACCCTCTTCCGCATAGGGGCCATACCCCTTGTCGTCCTCTTCCTCCTCTTCCCCGGGAAGGGGGCGAGTTTTACCGCTGCCCTCATCTTTCTGTTGGCCGCAATCAGTGATGGGTTGGACGGGTACATGGCCCGCAGGAGGAACACAGTGACCAATCTGGGCAAGCTCCTCGACCCCCTGGCCGACAAGCTCCTGGTCTGCACTGCCCTCATTATGCTGATCTCATTGGAGAGAGTGTGCGCTTGGATAGTAGCTGTGATCATCGGCAGGGAGATGGCGGTGACCACCCTCAGAGGGGTGGCCGGGGCAGAAGGGGTGATCATCTCAGCCAGTCGCCTCGGCAAGATGAAAAATCTCTCACAACTTTCTGCCACCAATCTCCTTATCCTCCACTATCCCTATTTCTCCCTTGACGTCCATTGGCTCGGAACGCTGCTGCTCTGGCTCGCCCTCGTCCTGACCATCTGGTCCGGGCTCGACTACTTCGCCCGTTTCCTCAAGAGGGTTTAG